The following are encoded in a window of Lacinutrix sp. WUR7 genomic DNA:
- a CDS encoding tRNA-(ms[2]io[6]A)-hydroxylase, translating to MLGLKLPTDPRWVNIVEKNIEDILTDHAFCEQKATSTAISLIVSFPEYTDLVQEMVALVKEEISHFKMVHDIILEKGWILGRDRKDEYVIALLKFFPKGGSRTTQLVHRLLYAALIEARSCERFRLLSEELEDKKLALFYKNLMVSEANHYTMFLGFARQYGDRKEVDEKWQGLLDYEAEIMKDLSKSESIHG from the coding sequence ATGCTAGGATTAAAACTACCAACAGATCCACGTTGGGTAAATATTGTAGAAAAGAATATAGAAGATATTCTTACAGATCATGCCTTTTGTGAGCAAAAAGCAACAAGTACGGCAATTTCATTAATTGTAAGTTTTCCAGAATATACCGATTTGGTTCAGGAAATGGTGGCTTTGGTTAAAGAAGAAATTAGCCATTTTAAAATGGTACATGATATCATTCTTGAAAAAGGCTGGATACTTGGTAGAGATAGAAAGGACGAATACGTAATTGCCCTTTTAAAGTTCTTTCCTAAAGGCGGAAGCAGAACGACACAATTGGTACATAGACTGCTTTATGCAGCTTTAATTGAAGCACGAAGCTGTGAGCGTTTTAGATTATTATCGGAAGAATTAGAAGATAAGAAACTAGCTCTTTTTTACAAAAACTTAATGGTTAGTGAAGCCAATCATTATACCATGTTTTTGGGCTTTGCAAGACAATATGGTGACCGAAAAGAAGTAGATGAAAAATGGCAAGGCTTACTAGATTACGAAGCTGAAATCATGAAAGATTTAAGTAAAAGCGAAAGCATACACGGTTAA